A genomic window from Flavobacterium azooxidireducens includes:
- a CDS encoding TetR/AcrR family transcriptional regulator yields the protein MKITDRKTEIISVSAQLFKEKGYSAVTMRDIAQAMNIKAASLYNHIKSKQEILVLIVIEIAEEFTNVMNEIVSADITSIQKIEKVIQLHIDITLRNSDALACLNNDWMHLTDNELHYFIKMREEYEQNFRQIIKKGIQDKEIQNINPEVIIFSTLSTLRTLYLWYNKSKNLNEATLRKNMSQVLLNGIV from the coding sequence ATGAAGATTACCGACCGAAAAACCGAAATCATTTCCGTTTCTGCACAACTTTTCAAAGAAAAAGGATACAGTGCCGTGACGATGCGAGACATTGCTCAAGCGATGAATATCAAAGCGGCAAGCTTATATAATCACATCAAATCCAAACAAGAAATTCTGGTTTTAATCGTCATCGAAATCGCCGAAGAATTCACCAATGTGATGAACGAAATTGTGTCTGCCGACATTACTTCCATCCAAAAAATCGAAAAAGTAATTCAATTACACATTGATATTACGTTGCGAAATTCCGATGCATTAGCTTGCCTAAATAACGATTGGATGCATCTAACCGACAACGAATTACATTATTTCATCAAAATGCGGGAAGAATACGAACAAAATTTTCGCCAAATCATCAAAAAAGGAATTCAAGACAAAGAAATTCAAAACATTAATCCGGAAGTAATCATTTTTTCAACACTTTCAACGCTTCGCACGCTTTACCTTTGGTATAACAAATCCAAAAATCTTAACGAAGCAACCCTACGCAAAAATATGTCGCAAGTCCTGCTCAACGGCATCGTGTAA
- a CDS encoding rhodanese-like domain-containing protein, giving the protein MGLLSMLGLGGKQESVGDFIEKGAIIIDVRSVGEFQQGNIKGSKNIPLNTISTKIEEIKKLNKPVIVCCQSGMRSSQANSILKNNGIESMNGGGWQSLERKL; this is encoded by the coding sequence ATGGGATTATTGAGTATGTTGGGTTTGGGTGGAAAACAGGAAAGTGTGGGCGACTTTATAGAAAAAGGAGCTATAATTATTGATGTGAGATCTGTAGGCGAATTTCAGCAGGGAAATATTAAGGGTTCAAAAAATATTCCGTTGAACACGATTTCTACAAAGATTGAAGAAATTAAAAAACTGAATAAACCGGTAATTGTTTGTTGCCAAAGTGGAATGCGAAGTTCTCAAGCGAATTCGATTTTAAAAAACAATGGCATTGAATCGATGAATGGTGGCGGTTGGCAAAGTTTGGAACGAAAACTATAA